In Promicromonospora sukumoe, the following proteins share a genomic window:
- the rarD gene encoding EamA family transporter RarD — protein sequence MTQQQDRWGLPLGIGAYLLWGGMPLFFPLLEPAGPLEIVAHRIVWSLLFCLIALAARRQLRDFRTALRSPRLLGTFAVAAALIVVNWVVYVYAVLSDRVLDAALGYFINPIVTVLLGVLVLRERLRPVQWVAIACGAASVVVLSTGLGGLPWISLCLALSFGLYGLVKNRVGRTVPALPGLAVETAVATPFALAYLVWLGSSGTFTSEGGGHALLLMSAGIVTALPLLLFGAAARRLPLSVVGMLQYLAPVLQFLVGLLVFAEHMPPARWAGFALVWLALILLTVDGVRQARRAPRLGQA from the coding sequence GTGACACAACAACAGGATCGCTGGGGCCTCCCCCTCGGCATCGGCGCCTACCTGCTCTGGGGCGGGATGCCGTTGTTCTTCCCGCTGCTGGAGCCGGCAGGGCCCCTGGAGATCGTGGCCCACCGCATCGTGTGGAGCCTGCTCTTCTGCCTGATCGCGCTGGCGGCCCGGCGCCAGCTGCGCGACTTCCGCACGGCACTGCGGTCGCCGCGCCTCCTGGGCACGTTCGCCGTCGCGGCGGCCCTGATCGTCGTCAACTGGGTCGTGTACGTGTACGCCGTGCTCAGCGACCGCGTGCTCGACGCCGCTCTGGGCTACTTCATCAACCCGATCGTCACCGTGCTGCTCGGCGTGCTGGTGCTGCGCGAGCGGCTGCGGCCCGTGCAGTGGGTCGCGATCGCGTGCGGCGCGGCGTCCGTCGTCGTGCTGTCCACCGGGCTCGGCGGACTGCCGTGGATCTCGCTGTGCCTGGCGCTCTCGTTCGGCCTCTACGGGCTCGTGAAGAACCGCGTGGGCCGCACCGTCCCGGCGCTGCCCGGCCTGGCCGTCGAGACGGCGGTCGCCACCCCGTTCGCTCTGGCCTACCTCGTCTGGCTCGGCAGCTCGGGCACGTTCACGAGCGAGGGCGGCGGGCACGCGCTGCTGCTCATGTCGGCCGGCATCGTGACCGCGCTGCCCCTGCTCCTGTTCGGCGCCGCCGCCCGGCGCCTGCCCCTGTCCGTGGTCGGCATGCTGCAGTACCTCGCGCCGGTCCTGCAGTTCCTCGTGGGCCTGCTCGTCTTCGCGGAACACATGCCGCCCGCCCGCTGGGCCGGTTTCGCGCTGGTCTGGCTCGCGCTGATCCTGCTCACGGTCGACGGCGTCCGCCAGGCCCGCAGGGCCCCGCGCCTGGGCCAGGCCTGA
- a CDS encoding HAD family hydrolase, with the protein MTRLPRVVATDLDGTLLRSDGKVSDRTRQVLADLDAAGVEVVFVTARPPRWLDHLADTVGGHGRVICIGGACVLDLASGETLETCGFDDDAVRAVVGGIRAVLPHAALAFERTDGVAFDPGYPKREPALDPGLWSVPVEDTLGARGPVSKILALDPAHVPPPGVFTDPPEEIRLAQEEFFAAVRTAVGEHAHLAYSGAVGLAELMPPGVDKAAALARWCARLGVDAADVWAFGDMPNDLPMLTWAGRGIAVANAHTDVLACADAVVGHHDADGVAEELATLLTRV; encoded by the coding sequence ATGACCCGCCTGCCCCGGGTCGTCGCGACCGACCTCGACGGCACCCTCCTGCGCAGCGACGGCAAGGTCTCCGACCGCACCCGCCAGGTCCTCGCCGACCTCGACGCCGCGGGCGTCGAGGTCGTCTTCGTGACCGCCCGCCCGCCGCGCTGGCTCGACCACCTCGCCGACACCGTCGGCGGCCACGGCCGCGTCATCTGCATCGGCGGGGCGTGCGTGCTCGACCTCGCCTCCGGCGAGACCCTGGAGACCTGCGGCTTCGACGACGACGCCGTCCGCGCCGTCGTCGGCGGCATCCGCGCCGTGCTGCCGCACGCCGCGCTCGCGTTCGAGCGGACCGACGGCGTCGCCTTCGACCCCGGCTACCCCAAGCGCGAGCCCGCGCTCGACCCCGGCCTCTGGTCGGTGCCCGTCGAGGACACCCTCGGCGCTCGCGGCCCGGTGTCCAAGATCCTCGCGCTCGACCCCGCGCACGTGCCGCCGCCGGGCGTCTTCACCGACCCGCCGGAGGAGATCCGGCTGGCGCAGGAGGAGTTCTTCGCGGCCGTGCGTACCGCCGTCGGGGAGCACGCGCACCTGGCGTACTCGGGCGCCGTCGGCCTCGCCGAGCTCATGCCGCCCGGCGTCGACAAGGCCGCCGCGCTGGCCCGCTGGTGCGCGCGCCTCGGCGTCGACGCCGCCGACGTCTGGGCCTTCGGCGACATGCCCAACGACCTCCCGATGCTCACCTGGGCGGGCCGCGGCATCGCGGTCGCCAACGCCCACACCGACGTGCTGGCCTGCGCCGACGCCGTGGTCGGCCACCACGACGCCGACGGCGTCGCCGAGGAGCTCGCGACGCTCCTCACCCGCGTCTAG
- a CDS encoding carbohydrate kinase family protein, translated as MTSPRTVVAGPASWNTMVRLDHLPDPRPHTLFARGSVRTLGGTSAGKALHLADLGVAGTLVADVGTDPEADLILGALGHAGGTEVLARRVAGPSEQHLNLMTNAGERLSIYLAVPETSPEPDPAAVERVTAADHVVLDLSAVGQGLLPAAVAGGATLWTDLHDYDGVAEFHRPFADACSYVFLNDDGTDDHRALMTALLERGATTVVCTLGARGAVARTAEGWFETPAEPTEVLDTNGAGDAFFAGFFAAHLGGAGTAECLRAGARQATRALGTRHLSPLLDGKV; from the coding sequence ATGACCTCTCCTCGCACCGTGGTGGCCGGGCCGGCGTCGTGGAACACGATGGTCCGGCTCGACCACCTGCCCGACCCGCGGCCGCACACCCTGTTCGCCCGCGGGTCGGTCCGCACGCTGGGCGGCACGAGCGCCGGCAAGGCCCTGCACCTGGCCGACCTCGGGGTGGCGGGCACGCTCGTGGCCGACGTCGGGACCGACCCGGAGGCGGACCTGATCCTCGGCGCGCTCGGGCACGCGGGCGGCACCGAGGTGCTGGCGCGCCGGGTGGCCGGACCGTCGGAGCAGCACCTCAACCTCATGACCAACGCCGGCGAGCGCCTCTCGATCTACCTCGCCGTCCCCGAGACGTCGCCGGAGCCGGACCCCGCGGCGGTCGAGCGCGTGACCGCCGCGGACCACGTGGTGCTGGACCTGAGCGCCGTCGGGCAGGGGCTCCTGCCTGCGGCCGTGGCGGGCGGCGCCACGCTCTGGACCGACCTGCACGACTACGACGGCGTCGCCGAGTTCCACCGGCCGTTCGCCGACGCGTGCTCGTACGTCTTCCTGAACGACGACGGCACGGACGACCACCGCGCCCTGATGACGGCGCTGCTGGAGCGGGGCGCGACCACCGTGGTGTGCACGCTGGGTGCCCGCGGCGCGGTGGCGCGGACGGCGGAGGGCTGGTTCGAGACGCCGGCGGAGCCCACGGAGGTGCTGGACACCAACGGCGCGGGCGACGCGTTCTTCGCGGGCTTCTTCGCGGCGCACCTGGGCGGCGCGGGGACGGCGGAGTGCCTCCGGGCCGGGGCACGCCAGGCGACGCGCGCCCTGGGCACGCGCCACCTGAGCCCGCTGCTGGACGGGAAGGTCTAG
- a CDS encoding carboxymuconolactone decarboxylase family protein, which produces MTTETAAQDATQHLDLQASGTPHLRTVTSRMKNPALIVPGAAKALAELGQMAQGQGVPASTLEVVHLRVSQINGCGWCIEYGMRQARKAGESEDRLASVAAWRESPYLSEAECAALELAEAMTRLADSAEGVPDAVWARAAEHWDEEALAALVLHIGVTNVFNRLNVAVRQIPGTW; this is translated from the coding sequence ATGACCACTGAGACAGCCGCCCAGGACGCGACCCAGCACCTCGACCTCCAGGCCTCCGGTACGCCGCACCTGCGCACCGTGACGTCCCGCATGAAGAACCCGGCGCTGATCGTGCCGGGCGCCGCCAAGGCGCTCGCCGAGCTGGGACAGATGGCCCAGGGGCAGGGCGTCCCCGCGAGCACGCTCGAGGTGGTGCACCTGCGCGTCAGCCAGATCAACGGCTGCGGCTGGTGCATCGAGTACGGCATGCGGCAGGCCCGCAAGGCCGGGGAGTCGGAGGACCGCCTCGCGTCCGTCGCCGCCTGGCGCGAGTCGCCCTACCTCAGCGAGGCCGAGTGCGCGGCGCTCGAGCTCGCCGAGGCGATGACCCGCCTGGCCGACAGCGCCGAGGGGGTGCCCGACGCCGTCTGGGCCCGCGCCGCGGAGCACTGGGACGAGGAGGCGCTCGCGGCCCTGGTCCTGCACATCGGCGTCACCAACGTGTTCAACCGACTGAACGTGGCCGTCCGCCAGATCCCGGGCACCTGGTAA
- a CDS encoding TetR/AcrR family transcriptional regulator, which translates to MTQVDQAEVKPRLGRKRDHTRDPEILDAALDVLSESGYDGMTIDMVATRAKAGKATVYRRWSSKAELVLDAVACMKQGEIDLDDLPDTGTLRGDLVAMIRTPSIRDGERKLKVMAGIVSMIARSPELAAAAQEALVEPRARANRIFFRRAIDRGEIPADVDVEKLCIIGPALVSYNVLMLGRPVDRDLLVENIDKVILPAAGIRAEP; encoded by the coding sequence ATGACGCAAGTCGATCAGGCCGAGGTGAAGCCCCGCCTGGGCCGCAAGAGGGACCACACCCGCGACCCCGAGATCCTGGACGCCGCGCTCGACGTGCTGTCCGAGTCCGGGTACGACGGCATGACCATCGACATGGTGGCCACCCGCGCCAAGGCCGGGAAGGCGACCGTCTACCGGCGGTGGTCGTCCAAGGCCGAGCTCGTGCTCGACGCCGTCGCCTGCATGAAGCAGGGCGAGATCGACCTCGACGACCTGCCCGACACCGGCACGCTGCGGGGAGACCTCGTGGCGATGATCCGGACCCCGAGCATCCGGGACGGTGAGCGCAAGCTCAAGGTCATGGCCGGGATCGTGTCGATGATCGCCCGCAGCCCCGAGCTCGCCGCCGCCGCGCAGGAGGCCCTCGTCGAGCCGCGCGCCCGGGCCAACCGCATCTTCTTCCGCCGCGCCATCGACCGCGGCGAGATCCCGGCAGACGTCGACGTCGAGAAGCTCTGCATCATCGGCCCCGCGCTCGTCTCGTACAACGTGCTCATGCTGGGCCGGCCCGTGGACCGCGACCTCCTCGTCGAGAACATCGACAAGGTCATCCTGCCCGCCGCCGGCATCCGGGCCGAGCCATGA
- a CDS encoding FAS1-like dehydratase domain-containing protein: MANADFEGRVYPADAPYSVGREKIREFAVAVGAKHPAHHELVAARGLGYPDLVAPPTFAVVVAQRTESQYISDPEADIDFSRVVHADERFTHHRPIVAGDELTTVLHVDRVVSRGMISMVTTRCEIYAMPQQVEVPSPEAESPGEHVATVVSTLAIRGEDA, from the coding sequence GTGGCGAACGCTGATTTCGAGGGCCGGGTCTACCCGGCCGACGCCCCCTACTCCGTAGGTCGCGAGAAGATCCGCGAGTTCGCCGTTGCCGTCGGTGCCAAGCACCCCGCGCACCACGAACTCGTGGCGGCGCGGGGTTTGGGCTATCCGGACCTGGTCGCCCCGCCCACGTTCGCCGTGGTCGTGGCGCAGCGCACCGAGTCGCAGTACATCAGCGACCCCGAGGCCGACATCGACTTCTCCCGCGTGGTCCACGCGGACGAGCGCTTCACGCACCACCGCCCGATCGTCGCCGGCGACGAGCTGACGACGGTGCTGCACGTGGACCGCGTCGTCTCCCGCGGGATGATCAGCATGGTGACCACGCGCTGCGAGATCTACGCGATGCCGCAGCAGGTTGAGGTGCCGTCGCCCGAGGCGGAGTCCCCGGGCGAGCACGTCGCCACGGTCGTCTCCACGCTGGCCATCCGAGGTGAGGACGCATGA
- a CDS encoding sigma-70 family RNA polymerase sigma factor encodes MTPDELALAFEQHRPRLRAVAYRMLGNPDDADDALQEAWLRLNRTGDEGIDNLAGWLTTVTGRICLDMLRSRSTRREDPLPSGRPDDTAPEILDDASPDPVREAELADVVGVAMQVVLESLDPAERLAFMLHDLFAVPYEQIAPVLGRSVVAARQLASRGRRRVQSGPAARAAAGADAGADVGPRADVRNRTDRQVVEAFLLASRTGDLAGLLAVLAPDVVLRADQAALAAAAEAADRGAPLLAREVRGAAAVAQAFRGRAGGAVPALIDGSIGFAYAPDGTPRGLFAVVVHDGHIAAVDMMGDPATVAGAHVLLLG; translated from the coding sequence ATGACCCCCGACGAGCTCGCCCTCGCCTTCGAGCAGCACCGGCCCCGACTGCGGGCGGTGGCCTACCGCATGCTGGGCAACCCCGACGACGCCGACGACGCGCTGCAGGAGGCCTGGCTGCGCCTGAACCGGACCGGCGACGAGGGGATCGACAACCTGGCCGGCTGGCTGACAACGGTCACCGGCCGGATCTGCCTCGACATGCTCCGCTCGCGGTCGACCCGCCGGGAGGACCCGCTGCCGTCCGGCCGGCCCGACGACACGGCGCCGGAGATCCTCGACGACGCCTCCCCCGACCCGGTCCGCGAGGCCGAGCTGGCCGACGTCGTCGGGGTGGCGATGCAGGTGGTCCTGGAGAGCCTGGACCCGGCCGAGCGGCTCGCGTTCATGCTGCACGACCTGTTCGCGGTGCCGTACGAGCAGATCGCGCCCGTGCTGGGCCGGTCGGTCGTGGCGGCACGGCAGCTCGCGAGCCGCGGCCGGCGCCGGGTGCAGTCCGGCCCGGCGGCCCGCGCGGCGGCGGGCGCCGACGCCGGGGCTGACGTCGGCCCGCGGGCCGACGTCAGGAATCGGACGGACCGGCAGGTCGTCGAGGCCTTCCTCCTGGCCTCCCGCACGGGCGACCTCGCGGGGCTGCTGGCGGTGCTCGCGCCGGACGTGGTGCTGCGCGCCGACCAGGCCGCCCTCGCGGCGGCGGCCGAGGCCGCGGACCGGGGCGCTCCTCTGCTGGCCCGCGAGGTGCGCGGGGCGGCGGCCGTGGCCCAGGCGTTCCGCGGCCGGGCGGGCGGGGCGGTGCCCGCACTCATCGACGGCTCCATCGGGTTCGCGTACGCGCCGGACGGCACGCCGCGCGGCCTGTTCGCCGTCGTCGTGCACGACGGGCACATCGCGGCCGTCGACATGATGGGCGACCCGGCCACGGTCGCCGGGGCGCACGTGCTGCTGCTCGGCTGA
- the rpmG gene encoding 50S ribosomal protein L33 has translation MASKSADVRPKITLACVDCKERNYITKKNRRNDPDRLELAKFCPRCGKHTSHRETR, from the coding sequence ATGGCAAGCAAGAGCGCGGATGTCCGCCCGAAGATCACGCTGGCATGCGTGGACTGCAAGGAGCGGAACTACATCACGAAGAAGAACCGGCGTAACGACCCGGACCGCCTGGAGCTGGCGAAGTTCTGCCCGCGCTGCGGCAAGCACACGTCGCACCGCGAGACTCGCTGA
- a CDS encoding MaoC family dehydratase produces the protein MSRPDIATLSVGDVIGSRTVTFDRAALVRYAGASGDLNPIHWNDKFAKSAGLPGVIAHGMLTMGSVVGLVEDWAGDPGAVVDYQTRFTKPVEVPNPGTALIEVVGTVGVVDAEAGTVRVDLAVTVDGAKVLGRTQVLVRL, from the coding sequence ATGAGCCGCCCCGACATCGCGACGCTCTCCGTCGGCGACGTGATCGGCAGCCGCACCGTCACCTTCGACCGTGCGGCCCTGGTCCGGTACGCGGGCGCCAGCGGCGACCTGAACCCGATCCACTGGAACGACAAGTTCGCGAAGTCCGCGGGCCTGCCCGGCGTCATCGCGCACGGCATGCTCACCATGGGCTCCGTCGTCGGCCTGGTCGAGGACTGGGCGGGCGACCCGGGCGCCGTCGTCGACTACCAGACGCGGTTCACCAAGCCCGTCGAGGTGCCCAACCCGGGCACCGCCCTGATCGAGGTCGTGGGCACGGTGGGCGTGGTCGACGCCGAGGCCGGCACGGTCCGCGTGGACCTCGCCGTCACGGTCGACGGGGCCAAGGTCCTGGGCCGCACCCAGGTGCTCGTCCGGCTCTGA